One window of Brevibacillus choshinensis genomic DNA carries:
- a CDS encoding YrzI family small protein, producing MYIPMIFFSITIEKRKLTPEQQESKYQQKQAIAQWEEQKHQIATQFPEYCIR from the coding sequence ATGTACATTCCCATGATTTTTTTCTCCATCACAATCGAAAAACGGAAATTAACCCCTGAGCAGCAAGAGTCAAAGTATCAACAGAAACAAGCCATCGCTCAGTGGGAAGAACAAAAGCATCAAATCGCTACACAGTTCCCGGAATACTGTATTCGGTAA